A window of Pyrus communis chromosome 3, drPyrComm1.1, whole genome shotgun sequence genomic DNA:
AATAAATATCTAAGTTATGAACAAAATGTGGCAAGTGGTTCACATCTAAAAATAGGCTACGTTCACTGTTATGTTTTGATATATATTTGGTGTGAATTACAAGAGCATTTAAATAATATAATGTAATTTTTCTCCCATTGACAGGTACTCGACCCTTTTATATAGGCTCTTAGTGAGCTCCACAAGTATTGGGTCCTTAGTTCTATCATGTCCTATCATTTAATAGGCCAAGCATGTAGATACGACCTACATGATATTCCTCATTATCCACACAACACGTGGAGAGGAACTAACGTTTGCTCATAGCTAATTGCATGGTTTTACGGGTTGACATGTACCCACTATTCCAAAAATCCCCACCTAAGTCCTGCCTAGGCGTTAGGTGGCTGACCACCACCTGATGAATCTCTTACCCGATTAATCCctaagcgtttgaaaattaagaaatcgCACCTAGACCTGCTTAGGCCCCCGTCTAGACTACCTAGGTGTCCGCCTAGGCTTGCCTAGGTATCCACCTAGGTCGCGACtgtctaatactttataatctttatGTCATTCTATTATGCATTATATATCTCAATGAAATTATGTACTTTTAAGTATAAGTGTCTTACTAtacaatattttaatgaatttacttaaattcTAGTCCGCCCAAACCCTCGTATGCCGCTTGACTAACACATGGCATCTTATGCTTAGAACTTAGAGATACGTGAGAGGGGGTGAGGTATGAGGTGTTGTCTATGTTCTTTACTACTCGCTTCTTGAGACATAATTTCTCCCTCATCTGATGTGAGTAACGAAACCGCACCCCAACAGGCGAGTAGCAAAGagcacaaataaaaaagaagccAGATGTACAAATTGGTTTCCAAAACAATGGCATATTGGAGAAATTGTTAGATAGGGTTGTCCTGTGCTCTTGTCCGAAGCTCACAGTCTGAGACTCTGAGTGTGTTGTCGTACCAGGCAGGCACCGTATCCAAATTTTCTTGTTATTATAAAGAGGTAAGTTCGCAATTACAAAGACATTTTGTATTACTCAATATTCTAACCTAATTATTTTAATAGATAGGGCTATCCCTCACGTAAAGCCATCACATGGTACAATATTGAGAAATGTTGAAAggattgttggaaattatatattatagtatataattttaataattgaatgaaaaatattgttaaccaatttcttaaaaaggttatgttgtttagttgtattcccttgataagtgatgtatacttatagatgaaaagttacatctctttgataagtagaaattggattctatataaacccatgaaaccattggtattaaatatagaaaattagagttaatttttactcttgagaaatagggtttccccgctttgtttctctcatgttttgtgagtcaaattccgagtcgtgtcttgagagtacggaatatataaagttcgccagagttcgaagattgaagtgctttgacttcggattatagattgttgaatcctgggagatggacgcctaccgaactacaagcacaagagtagggacaaaattctgtctttaggacattgcatttatgcaagcctcaatctccaagtttatcagtttttctaactttctctttagttgtttatattaatctcatacaCAATTGAtattgtgaatttctttatgattattatcattggaattatattgttatttttcatattttttaatattgctccaacaaggATTATCATAAAAATGGAATTATCTATGAATTCTCTGTTACCTCATaattaacattataaaatattatctcAAAAGCATAAGATGATAGCGATCgggaaatttatttttaaaagtgttttcttaACAGTTTTCAACAATATTTATGTAGTTAAATCCACGTCGGTCATTATAGCAGAATAGTACATTGATACGGCCCAACATGAGCGTAATTTGATCATCATGCATGTTTTTCTCATAAGAGACGTATGGGGCTGTAGGCTTACCGGTAGCAAGGCATGCATTGTTGCCACGCAGCCTAACAGGTGTCGCAGAAACAATCAATTCAGGTGTCATCAGCTGAAATTGCTGAATCAGTAAACTCGATCCCCACGACTCTCAGAGCCTATATacacaacacacacacaaacaaaataaCCTCAAATCACCAAAGCCAATTAAGAAGATATATATAAATCAACGGTCGTCATTTCATCGGCAAATTACTTGATCATCGGAGATCATAGTTCATAGGTATGTCAGGAGCACAGGGAGCTCAGCCGCCGGGGTCACAGACGGCGACAACGTACGAGTCGGTTCAAGGAGGGGAGAACAAGAGCAGGACGGAGCTACGATCCCAGCAGGACCAGGGTGGCGTTCAGGTTGACAAGCTCCAAGACAAGGTGGAGGATGCTGCCGGCAAAGGTGGCCCCGTCTTTGGCGCCGGTAAAGACCCGAATAAAAAGGACCTCGGTGTCTCCGGCACTGGCTGATGATTAGCGCTCAGGCTGTGCGTGTGCATGTGTCCCTGCTAAATACTAATAATAGTACGTTTTAATCAGCGTCCGCACACATCACTACATGTATTTGCTTATATATCCAATctcatgtaaattttttttcttagttaatttctttgctttttattttgttcgAGCGAACTCCACTCgaaattaatctaaaaaatCTACGATAAACTTTCATCAATCTACTTCATTTGCTCATCAATCGATGTGGCTTTTTTACTAAAGCGATACGGTTAGTTTTTTTCACTAAAACGAAACCTTTAGTCAATTAAATAGTTAGTCGTTGCTTTTTTCCTTGCGAGAAAAGAATAAAGAGCTTTACTCTCGTTTACCTTCTCGGTTCACAAAATTGATGTTCTATCAATATGAAAAGTAGTTGAACAATATCTAAGCATTTAtaaggacttttttttttttttccttaacgTGGGACTGCTATTTTCAATATGTTTATTAATGTGtgataaatttttaaatctaGCATATGGACAATACAAATCAAGTGACGTGAAACATGTGTGTTTATTGGGTTTCACGAATGAGACAATTTACTATGGGATTATGAAAAAGCTGAAGTTTTTCAGTAAAACCAATTATGAATATGGGTAGTAGCAACATTATGTATAAGTATATGTAAgttctcttctttcttcaatATGGGATTGATACTCTAAACTAATTCTAATCACGACGCAATACTAAAGTAGCCGAGAAGATCCGATTTCCAAGATCGGTACTAATATAAATACGCGAGAAGATCCGATTTTTAATGTCGGTATTAATATAAATACGTGATTAGTGGCATTAACGTCGTATACGATTTAAGTTGATGGTAAGATTAAGAGCATCTCCAGTGAATGCATTTTGGCTCACCTCTAAAGTAGGTGATGCTTACTCGTTACTTCTTCATTAGTTAATGTTAAATTAGTTTAGTTTAATTGATCTAAGTCACgaatcttaaaattttaaataatctGACGAGAATCGGATTGAGCAAaagtatattcccatctttaatAGCGCCCTATACAAAGGTCGTTAATTTCTTGCTAAATTTGAATAGCTTAGCTACGTATTTATTTGTCCTATAGGATTTGTGAACTCACTTATCAAATTTGGGACCTTCATTTCAGTTTCCAAACCTATGGACTTTCCAGTCCACCCAACAAACATTATAATTGTATAAAATGTAAtaactttcaaatttttaaacgACCACGACAATAAAATTGATCTAAAGATCCACACATGTATAATTAGTTGGAAAGTCATTTATATTCCcccaattagaaagaaaaataggtaAGTGATTAaacttttataaagaaaatattCTTACTCCTAAATTGACGGATGCACGTTGGGATTAAATAAAgttaagagagttttaacgaaatactctcggtactgttcatttataacgaaaaatcacattttcacattttcctggtactattcactacacctttattatcattttttttttaaattaaagttttttttagacttttctttttttttttaaaatttaataaggTCAAAAATAAGTTTTAGGACTGCTAACGActtgtaattattattattattatttatttatttataaaagatAACGATAATaagttaaattaaaaaaacagatGGATAAATATCGAATCCACTGCTACAAGATGCATGTGTATCATTACTTTCCTGGTCGCTAGCAAATTAGCAGTCACTTCACCTAACCTATAGTCTATAGTCCGTCCAAAAATCCAAAACAGTCCAAAACTCCAAAAGGGACGGCGCCCATTAAAACGACAACGGTGGTCCTGAATAATTTCACAGTTTCTACTTTCTAGGGCACCAGGGCCAATCCGCAATTAATACTATCTACACCTCTCGATCAAATGTCCAGCCATCTCTACGGCTTCGGCGCTGCTGCTCAATCAGCCACTTCtgccgccaccgccgccgccctCTCCTCCGTCTACTCCTCCCGCGCCCTAACCGACTCCTACCTATCCGACCCCGCCCTCCGTTACTATTCCGGGTCCGACCCTTTCGCCGACCACCACACCCGAGCTACCTCCATGTATCTTCCGCCGCATTTGATTCCCCATTCAGCATGGCCAGCTCCCGATGTGGAGCCCGGCGTCCCCGGCGTCAAACGCCCCTCCGAAGGTTTGTTCTTTTCGCTCCTCTGCTATCTATCACTCTACTTCAACTTTCTGTTTGGTTACTGGGAAAGTTGCTTGGGGACTGGACTACAAtcattttttcacattttgtcCTTCTGGGAgtggttgtttttgtttgttgtacAAAAAAGTGGGgatcttgaattttatttatgttaaaagtACATTACTTGAGTTGTTAAACTAGGATTAGGGAATGAAATTCGAATTAGTACACATTTGCTGGTACCTTCTAATCATTGCAACATAGAGTTCAAAAAGTGGGAGTGCCTTTAATGCCTAAGCTTAAATTTTCTGTTGTTTCTAACATAATCTTGTATGCGTATACGTTTCTTGAAGTGTGTCGAATATGCTTTTCGAATTCGTTAGTAATGTTTGAAACTGTTTAGTGTTTCAAGCTTACTCGTATCAAGTCGTTTCACCCCAGATTTCGCCTTAAAGAAGGAAAAATGGAACTGTTTTAGTAAAGGCATGCCTGATTATTATAGGGTTAGTGTGGGTGTAGTTAAAATTTACAATTGATTACTGTAGGGTTCATCTGGGTATTGTATTTTTATATGTCTAAGTAAGTACTTAATGTCCGGTAGTTTAGAGATTTTATATTGGCAATTAGGCCTTCTATATGCAATTACAGAAGcataagaatatatatataagtgtttAATATGTGTACTTTCATACTCAAAATTACTTTTAAAGCGATACTTATAATGTTACCTATATGTTTCCTCTGGTTTTCTTGTATATACGTGTCTACTACTATAGCACTCTACCATCAGAGTTATATGGGTGCCTATAATACGATTGGGCAAGAAGCTTGGTATGCTGCGTTAGCCAAGCGCCCTAGATACGAGGGTGCAAGCACTTTGCCTATATATCCACAGAGGCCAGGAGAGAAGGATTGTGCCCATTATATGCTCACAAGAACCTGTAAATTTGGAGAGAGCTGCAAATTTGACCATCCTATTTGGGTTCCTGAGGGTGGAATCCCAGATTGGAAAGAGGTGACTGTTTATTGTTATATTACATGCCTATAGTGGTATTTTGTCATACTATACATACAAAATTAGTATTTAGTATTATAACTTCTTAAATTTTATATCTAAAATAAATTTCTTTAGTTTGAGCTAATTAATCGTATCTTAAAACTATTTGTTATTACTGCGTTGTATGGTTGTTCTTTGAATGTACGAATACATACTAATGAATAATGATGAGATTTATTTGCTTATGTCTATACTTTCTTATACATTATAGAGCTCTATAGTCTGCATCAGAGTacaactttttattttgaaagttTACTGTTGTATCTATCTATTCTATAGTTTGTCTACCTGCTAAATCTTCTGTACAAAATTCAGCCAGCGAGGCTGAATTGGTACTTAAGTCATTAGTTAGGAAATCTATTGTTTCTCACTTTCTCTTTCTTTAATCTACTACACCTATTGGACTTTACAgaatttttggttttcaaaaaaatattatgattTCTTCATAATTTGTTATCATTTCATTGACCCCAGTTAGTTGTATGTTGACATCTGATTAAATAGTCATGTAGTGAACTGCTGATTAGAAAGAGGGTATTAGGGTACATTGTGTTGGCTAATCCCGTCCCACTACACCTTGtctatcatgtttttcattGTGAACATTATACCATCTTGAAGCTATGTTGAACATATTTGGTTTGATTTCGTATAttgtgaaggaagatttgtcAGCTAAACTCTTACACTTAGAAAAGGTAATACCCGATGCAATAATGTTTTTAAGCCGAATTTTGGTAGAATGATTTGATTAATGTTTGCTGAATCTCTGCTCGGTAAAGTGTCCTAGGTCTCGAATTTGAAGAATTTGGTAGAATGTAGTAGGGTAGTTTTACCcttggaaaataaaatatagcTATGGTTAGTTTTGAGCTTTTGACTTGGTTGTTGGGTGTTTTCACTTTGAAACCGTAAGTTATATTTTTCCATAGTCTGAGAGGTTTTTGCAAGTGTTATTGATTATTCAACGAGTTTCTTCAATGCCTTAGCACATGCATTTTTTCAAAACTCATTGTGTTACTGAGTTTTGAGAATCCTTTTGTGTGGGCAGGACAGTGTTCAAAACTCTAGAACACTGTCCTGCACCAAAAACTGAATTTTGGTTCTTTGGGGAGATTTTGCTCCTATGTTGAAGTTGTTGTGGACATGATTTGAAGATAAAGTTCCAAGTGATTGGGTTGTTTGTAGGAATTGACAAGTTGAGGAGAGTACTTGTACCTTCATATGTTTGAAAGACAAATTGGTTATTGGTGATTGTGAAGGCTGTGGGAATGCATTAAGAATTGCTTGGAGGCTGTGTTGGCAGGTTGCTAAAATTTATTGGAGATGGTGACGTAACGTTCGTGGAGTCAAGTTAGAAACTTTGACATCTTTGTAGACACATACTTTACTTTGCTTAGAATCATGTAAAAGGGGCTTTCATCTGATAAACCATTTGCCAGATGACGTGCGAATTTAGAcgaatatattaattaaatgtATGATTTGTGTTATTCTAAGATTTCATGACTAGATGGACCTAATTTTAAGGCTTACACCTATATTATTGCCTTAAATTTTATGTACATAGGGATACAATCTCATGATTACCTACTTGCTTAATATCATGAGTTTTCTGCATGAAATATATTAAATAGAGGAAGTGTTTGCTCTTTTCTGCCTCCTATATTATCTTCATTAGGAATCTATTGAATATAGAAACTGAAGCTGTTGATCAAAGATTGCAGCTGTTAATTTTGTTCACGGGCTATTTTCTATTTGCCTATCAATTGctatacaaataaaattaatctCTGGTTTATTTAGGTTCCACTTGTTGCTCCAACTGAAGTCCTTCCTGAGAGAACAGGAGCACCAGATTGTCCTGTAAGTAGAAGTtctattctttcttctttttgcaGAAATAATGCATTTAAGCACTTGAACTGTTCATTGATTCTTTTCCATTTATATGTTGCAGTACTTTATAAAGACTCAAAGATGCAAATTTGGTATGAGGTGCAAGTTTAATCATCCGAAGGATAAAGTGATTGCTTCTGTAAGTGCAgatgatatatatattatcCAAGACTTGACTGTAATCTGGACTTATTCTCTCATGCTTAACTCTGGTTTCAGGATGCTTCAGAAAATGCTGATGTTTTTACCTTACCTGAGAGGCCATCTGAACCCCCATGCGCAGTAAGATATATTTCCATTACTCCTGTGGTGTTCATTATCTATCTGTTTATAATGTTGATTTGTTTACATTCcattctatattttttaaacaGTTCTACTTGAAAACTGGGCAATGTAAATTTGGTGTGACCTGCAAATTTCATCACCCGAAAGATATCCAAATACCATCAGCTAACCAAGAGAACAAAGCTGGAGAAACCGATACGGCTATCAAGACAGAGGGAACTGGATTTTCTGTTAAGGCTCCTATTTCATTTACCCCTGCATTATTATATAACACCAAGGAGCTTCCTGTAAGACCGGTAATGTACCTTTGATAATAAATGGAGGGATGAAGTACTGCATGATCCTTTTATTACCCCTTCTTCATTAACTGCAGATCTTGTTCAttctttcttgttttgattTACAGCTTTATaattttgtgaatttctttTGATTGTGCATCTCTTGCTTCTAACAGGGTGAACCTGATTGTCCATTCTACCTGAAAACTGGAAGGTGAGCATATTTCTAAGTTTTGTTGATAAGTAATATACTCTGATTAAATTGAAAGGTGACTGAGAATTCTTAAATGGATTTGTTTTCTGAATCAGTTGCAAGTATGGGGCAACTTGCCGCTACAATCATCCTGATAGATATGGTATATTTAAGATTCTGATGTTCAAGATTCCTGGGTTCAGTTTTGCATGTCATAGTTTCAATTGTTTATCAAATACGGTGGGGCATCAGAATTTCATTGCTTAAAAGTTTTTGTACAGCAATCAATCCGCCAATTGCTGCAATCAGCCATCCAATTGTAGCCACTCAGGCCGCAGGTCTGAACATAGGAGTCATTGATCCGGCTGCCTCCATTTATCAAACTTTGGCTCAGCCAACGGTACATATACCAATCATATTGTATCTTTTATCTTACTGCTTTTTGTTTACcccatgaagaaaaagaagaaaagatagCACATGGCTACATACTGGGAGGGCCATGGCACGTTGTTGTAAAACTTCCATCTTCGTATTTGTTTGCTTAAAGGTTTactcatgttacttaattttttgttttaggtgGGAGTCGGCCCAACTGTGTATCCTCAACGCTTTGGACAGATTGAATGTGATGTAAGCATTCTTCTTCACCCTCTAGTtaaatgaattttattttaatgcACGTGGTTGTAAAACTTCGTCTTGaactatttgtttgtttttattatatgcAGATTTGTCTAACTCTGCCAGTACAGATTTGTCCATAAATGATTCTCATTTTTCTGAAACTTTGGAACCCTAATGATGACTTCTCACGTTTGTTGATTTTTTCATGCTGCAGTACTATATGAAGACAGGGGAATGTAAGTTTGGTGAACTATGCAAATTTCATCACCCAATTGATAGGTCAGTAGTGGCGCTGTCGACACCGAAGGCAGTGCCAGTTCAAGAAGCAAACGTTAAGCTAACTCTTGCTGGACTACCTCGGAGAGAGGTATGATCCTTCTCTTTAGAACAGTTGTTGCGATTGTACCAAGTCTTTTTTTAGTAGAGGGTCCAGGACGGTATTAGTATTTTCCAAAAAGCTTGAGAACTCTTCTCCAGCAACTTTGTAACTTTTCTCAAACGGCTTGATATTTCTATTTCTGTGCATTAGTAGGCGTGTTGGCATGCTTGGCCCCCAATTGTTGGACCAAATCTCACCtgccttctttgtttgcataacATACCTCAAACATTGTGAAAGGTCTTTAATAACAGAGAACCATGTGGCTGTAGACACTCTTAACGTTGGCTTTGGGCTCTTGACAGTTCCTTGATTGATGAGTGAACTAGAAAAACTAGCATAATGCTGTATTTTTTGTGCTGGGTTGTTCTGGACTTCTTTCCTTTCCACAATTATGTTTTAGTTCATGTACTGGGGCCAAGGTCCTAAAAGCTTTTTCATAGGGGGAAAAGGATCTCCCCGTTTGTACTTGAATTGGAGAAATGTCGATAGTAGAAGATACAACTACCCTTTTGTTCATTCAGACGTGATCCTGATGcatttcatatattttgattattttcctTTGAAAATTTTAGTCTATCGAGGTGTTACGTATTGTCTGAAATCTTGGTATGTAAGATTTCTAATAAGGGCAGAACCTTTCTACAGGGTGTTGCTATCTGTGTGTATTACCTGAAAACTGGCACGTGCAAGTATGGTGCATCCTGCAAATTCGATCACCCACCCCCTGGTGAGGTTATGGGCATGGGCGCAACACAAGGAACGTCTGGAGGGGAAGCAAAAGCAGGTGAGTTCCCACAGGAACAGCAGTGAGGTCCCTAGCATGAAGAAGGTATTCATTGATCTCTGTTGCCATGCTCTGTTTCGAACTATGCTTTTCGAGCCATTGATGACACTGTACTTGTATGAATCGTTCAATCGACTATTCTTTGTGTTCCGTTTCTGTGGTGTGGTGCAAGTGTTTTCGGTCCATTGTATCGTAAGTAGTCTCTGCAAAACACTTTGTAGAGTTTATATATGATCAGATTCTATACAAAACTTTCCACTTTGTGTAGCTTATAAACTATTCAAACATGAAATACGAGCCGTTTGCCTCTAGTTTGTGCAGCAGTTCGAGCTCTTATAGCTCTTCCAGTCAGGCACGCTGTACACTCTGCAAAAGTTAAGTGACTTCCGTGCATCCCGTTTCTTCATTTTTGGCATTTGAATCGAGTAAgtgtgcggaaatcattttTCCTAACAAAATGATTTTCGATAGAGGCTTGCACCCAAGAATCAATGCGCGTAAACAACTCTGTGATTAAGGTATTTATTTTGCAAGCGATAACAACTCTATATGAAAGGAGACTACGAAGGAGGAA
This region includes:
- the LOC137727243 gene encoding uncharacterized protein — translated: MSGAQGAQPPGSQTATTYESVQGGENKSRTELRSQQDQGGVQVDKLQDKVEDAAGKGGPVFGAGKDPNKKDLGVSGTG
- the LOC137729226 gene encoding zinc finger CCCH domain-containing protein 37 — protein: MSSHLYGFGAAAQSATSAATAAALSSVYSSRALTDSYLSDPALRYYSGSDPFADHHTRATSMYLPPHLIPHSAWPAPDVEPGVPGVKRPSEALYHQSYMGAYNTIGQEAWYAALAKRPRYEGASTLPIYPQRPGEKDCAHYMLTRTCKFGESCKFDHPIWVPEGGIPDWKEVPLVAPTEVLPERTGAPDCPYFIKTQRCKFGMRCKFNHPKDKVIASDASENADVFTLPERPSEPPCAFYLKTGQCKFGVTCKFHHPKDIQIPSANQENKAGETDTAIKTEGTGFSVKAPISFTPALLYNTKELPVRPGEPDCPFYLKTGSCKYGATCRYNHPDRYAINPPIAAISHPIVATQAAGLNIGVIDPAASIYQTLAQPTVGVGPTVYPQRFGQIECDYYMKTGECKFGELCKFHHPIDRSVVALSTPKAVPVQEANVKLTLAGLPRREGVAICVYYLKTGTCKYGASCKFDHPPPGEVMGMGATQGTSGGEAKAGEFPQEQQ